TAACTTACATTTAGTTGATTCTCCTTGATCACTGTATTTCTCATCTTTCCAACAAAGACAGTTTATGACACCAGTACTATCATCCACTGTGTGTTGAAGGAGAACAGACAAGAAAGTGTAAGACAagttttttttcaggtgcagtCCTTGGTCACTTGGTTCCCAGGGCAAGATAGCACACAACCAAAAGCAAAATTACTAGTCAAGAGCTAATGTTTATGGAGGAACAAAGAAAATTTCCAACTTGACAGTGACCACCACTCTTTTTTTTGTGATCTATTtgataacacatttttttttaactttatatttttaattatattttatttcatattttattatgttaacTACTTCAACTATATTTTactacaatatttattatttatattatcgttgctttatttattttattttttgaaatatatagaCCTAATAAGGCAATGCTAAAATGTTTACACttttatgtttacatattaaaacataaataaataacatgtttttcCAGACCTCCATAGCAGTAGAAatcttctctctccctcttgtAAACAACTGTCCCCAGTACATCCACCTTGAAGATTGGATGAGTCTTGTAGAAATAAACTCCTACAAAACATCACATTCACATGTCAAATATGGGAGCTTTGTGGCAACAGAGTCTTCTTAtctatacattattatttaaagacagCACCTGACAAACTAACAAGTAGCTGACAAATATTGTGAACACTTTCCCACTTATGCAAAACAATAAGTTGCCGGAATACAGGTGTTTAGAAGAGAGTTTAGAAAAGTGCTGTAGTAGCCTATTTTTATTGTCTttaaatactgtatttaaagacAACTccattaaacaaaatgaaaggGGCCAGGAGTTAGCTTCTTGATTTTAGGCTAACGTTACCAGGTACTTGTCTGGACTCTTTCATCTGTAGGATGTCAGTGATGTAGAGTCTCGAGTATGCGGAGAAGACGGGGTCCAGACCCCACAGCACAGACGGCAGCTCATCAGCATCAGCATCTCCGGGATTCACTGCCATCGGACATCACTGTGACAGCACAAAGTTAAGCACCGAAAACTAAGAGAAGCATAAACACGACAGCAAATCTCCGCGCTTCTGGGGTGACCTCGATTAAACTTAGCTTGCTTTACTAAATACCGCAGCAACAGGAAATAAACAATGCTGGAGCCTGATGAACCCAAGAagtcatgtttgtgtttttccgCTCTCTGCGCAGTTGAGTCACTGCGCATATACGACGGAGCTCCGCtgagctcatgaatattaattaggttaCGTGACAGGACGCTCGAGGAAGGCGACCAAGCTACTTCTATTAGCTAAATTTAGtctacataaatgtaaatatagggGAAATCAGCtttgtgtttcattttaaagaagTTCAAccatatctaaaaaaaaaaattaaaaaaaatcttttgaaaaaaaagaaaagaaagctgTAAAATGTGTTAGTATTTGTAAACATTTgaattgtatgtttttatttatttgtttgtttgcgtTTTTGAACCAAATAATGTTGTTATCTGTAAATCTGATGGTCGGGGGGAGAAAATCATAGGCTCGCATATGCAAACGGTAAACGGGTGGCCAGACGATGGCGCCATGCATCTAGTGAAAGACGGGAGAGCGCCAAAGTTTATGACAAAAAGTCACAAATGGTGCGTCTTTTACAACTCAGTCTTTAGCAGATAGCTAAACCTCGTTTTCAGAATGAGTAACTAATTTAAGAAAAACTTGTGTTCCCTGACCGGGAATCGAACCCGGGCCGCGGCGGTGAGAGCGCCGAATCCTAACCACTAGACCACCAGGGAGCATTGTGCGTCGACACCTCGTCTGTCTTTTTGAGCAACAATATGTTCTCAAAGAATCGTAAAGGACTTTCAAAGAATACTTCAGAAGATAATCATCTCCCTCGAAAGATTTATTGGACTTATTGTCCAAAATACACTAATTCTCTTCTGGACTTTACAGATCAGTACGCCAGGGTCTTGTGAAACACTGTATTTTAAGATTTCGGATTGTTTTTCCTCTTTAGTTTTTACCATCCACAAGAGTCTTGAAATATGGGATAGAGATCTTTCTTTCCTACAGCTGTCCCCGTCACCCAATCTGGCCAAGCCAGATCCAAAAACCCTTTACAACCCAGCTAATAGACCTGGGCTGCGTTTTCCTAAAGCGTCGTAAGCCTAAATTGATGTATTTAGGCTTaaaatgcttttgggaaacgcagcccagggggtacctttttttgtgtgtggttCTAGACATTTACTttttctcatttcagttttttaagCCCGTTTATGTGTTTTGAATGTGCTGAGTCAGACCTGTAAAACTGAGAGAAGTGCTGACTCATCCTACCTTTGAGATTCCTTTGTAAAACTGTCCCATTATTCCAGACAGAGATGGACAGTTTCTTCCTCGTCTCAGCAGAGGTGTGTGTCAGGTCACTGTAAAATCGTAAACAGTGATAAAAGACTGATATTTGCAAGAAGAGTGATAGCTGCATCTGATGGGATTAGAGTGCATAGAAATTGGCCATAAATGCAGCTGTCAGATATTGATGTGAACTCACTGAACCAAAACTCGCAAAGCCATATATTATGCAAtaccattaaaataatcatCACGGTACGATAAAATAGTCAGACTGACTCAAATAATAACTAGTGCActcaagaaacacacacacaacagataAGTTATCATCGAGGAGTATAATATCTGTTTTATTAGCCTACTATTAAGGCAATTATGAGCTCTTTTAGAGACAGTAAACCATTTAATACTGATCTGAAACCTGTTCGCTGTAGCCAAACTTctgaaaataagacaaaatgtGTCATGGATGATAGCTTTCTATGCATTTTCGAATTGTGTGACGTAGCCATCATAGTCCATAACCTGACCTTTGGACAGAAAAGTTAGGGCAGATTAACAGTCAATACAAAGAAGAGGTCAAAGAGTAACTGTTCACGTATTGATCACATTTTCCAGAAGTGCAAAGCGGTCAATTTGTTCTCTGATTGCATGTAGGATTGGTCTGTGTCAAGCTGACCTACTCGAAATACTGTTTTAGGCAAGATGCAAAAGTTTTCAGATGCCTTATGAGCAGCATTAGTAGGAATAGTTCAGTTtgtattatttactcaccctcatgaaaTTTCAAACCAGTTTACTTTAGTTCTCCAAGGAACACAAAAGGTGAATTGCAACAgacaaaaacaccataaaagaactataaaagtagtccatgtgacaaTATACAGTATCAAAAGTCTTCAAAGGTCATGCAAAAAAGTACCTGtgatatgagggtgagaaaatgacagaattttttttttggttttttttttttgagtaaactattccttttaagTTTGATTTATAGTTTAAACCTGTATTAATCACATTAAAACTAAATAGCCATTGCTTTTATGCTGAGTCactaaaacagttctaaaacCCAACTCTTTTGGGTCAaagtgtttttaacattttgtagGCCTACAAAACCATTAAATTGAGCATTAAATGGAAATCCTGTGGCAGGTAACTGTCTCTGTTGGAGGTTTGTCCTATCCCAGCAGTACCCGCTGGAGCCTGTCTGCAGGGACGCTGTTCTCCTCCTCTGACTCTGCGTCGCTCTGTGGGTTTGAGCTGCAGGGAGAGGAACACTGCGGCGAACAGAGGTAATGCATAAGCGGCAGGCGGTACTTCCCACAGAAATCCACAAACTTGATGTGCCTCACACATGAGTCAAAGTAAACACCTAGAGGGCATGATGGCAGAGATATAGAGAAATGTGAAGAGGTGGACAAATATTCAACATGTCAAAGACAACAATAAAAATCTGCAACTTTGTCAACCTATGAAGTTTATAGTTAAGAATCAGTCAAAAGCAATTGACCCTTCGAatggagtttgattgacaggtgatctgaccaatcataatgccgaatctgccttttttgtccaacaaacaaaccagacaggagagtatATTAACGTtggtggacttaaacttgaaaaatagtGCATATAGACGTCTTTCCAcggttgaaacaagataccttctgatgttcgttcatgtttatttcataaaataactagtaaagaggaagagatgatcggttcacctgccgcttgaactgaggcgctacagtgatctgtcacgacactttaaagagccacaaaactttatttattgtgaGAATTTCTTAGAAAATGACAAAGCTGACACTTTGTTTCATACCTAAAGTagcctgctctgtcttgtctgttggCGTGTTGTCAGTTTTCACTTTGCTCCGCaaagtatttttcactgcgtgagaacatgatgtgtggcgCAAGAGCGTAATGGCTTGtcagacatagcaacagtaactaaagGAGCGGGTCTTAGTGAAGGGTCAATTGTTGTATAATGttgattacaattacatttaatcattttgcagatgcttttatccaaagcgacgttgCGATTGACACAAAAATTCCCTCTTTGTAAAGAAAAGCATAAATTTGGGTTATGTTAAAATTCCAACTTTCAACAATTTAGTTGCAAACTTGTGCACGTTAACAtgattttagcatttaaaaaatcacTTACTTTACAAAGCCCCTAAAGGAacctttgcaaaaataaaataaatccattGACTTTTGCATGCGAcctagaaaagaaaaaattactAGCATGGAAAATTTATCGCGCGAACACAAAAATTTCACATAAGCATGCGAATGTTTCACATAAGTACGCAGAGGCTTCACATGCTCgtgcaaaaaaatttatttgtagGCAAAAGTctgatttttattatatatttttttaagttctcTTTTGGTGTGTCATACTAATCTTTTCTGTGTAAAGTTATACTACAAGCACTTGCGCTACTTCCGACAACAGTCCAAATGTAGACAGCCTCGAGCTGTAACAGTGTAACATGAAGATGAAGTAATcaacattataccacaaatCCCATCAGTTGAGGTAACTGGTACTGAACCCAGTATATTCCTTTAATTAATGTGTAATGTAGTGTAATTAATGCACGATGCTATCTAAAGCAAGGTTATCCTCACAGGATATagattattttttactgttatcCTAAATATGTCTCTTTTTCATAGATTATACAGCCTTATTGTCCTCCCTACCTGCACACTTTGGGTTGGGACATTCGCTAGCCAGGTTTAAATAATGGATCATATTGGACGGTAGGTCACACGAGCTGAACGGAAGGTTCTGGGACTTGATGGTGCGTCCTGCCAGCTCCATCAGGGATGGAGGGTCGTAGGTCATATCCTTGATGAAGCGCACAACAAGTGGGTTTCCACGCAGACTGAGCTCTTGCAAATGGACGAGGCTGAGGATCTCACGAGGGAGGAAGGTAAGCAGGTTGTTGTGGAGACTGAGAGAGAGCAGGGAGTGTAGTCTGCAAGGACAGAAATCAGATCATACCATTAAAAAATATCACATAACTGCCTGATTTAACAACATACAGTAAGTAACAAAAGATCTCACTTGTTGAGCTGGGGTGGAATGCTTTGGATGCGATTGTCACATAGAACCAGGTATCTCAGACTGTGGAGGTTAGCCACCTCAGGTGGGATGGAGGAGATGAGGTTTCCTCCCAAATACAGCATCTCTAGACTGTAGCATCACATAACAGAGGTCAGAAGTTGAAGACCCATGACTTTAAAAATCAAAGTTTTGTAGCTTTTAGTTTGTGTTAGCTTTAAGGCTAGTTATAGCGTATGCTAACATACTCCTACAAATTGACAAAACAAATTTTAGCAGATTTACTACCTGGAAAATTGCACAAAATACTAATTTCTCATCTTGCCAAAGGGGGTGTGtttaaatcttaaataaaaaGCCTGAATGAGAATGTGCCCGTTTTTAAACGTGTATATTAATATGGGAAAAgctaaagtgaaattactgtaaTGTAGAGGTGAGCAATCATACAATGAGGATAAAAAGGAGTcaggcttgtaacctgaaggttgccggatcgattctcgcgccggcaggaattaAAGGTAGGGATTGTGAATGAatagcactctctccaccttcgatatcatgactaaggtgcccttgagcaaggcaccgaacccctaatcttctctgggtgtgtgtgtgcatttgttcaccaCTCactgcacttggatgggttaaatgcagagcactaatttcgagtatgggtcaccatacttgacaatatgtcactaacttaacttaaaacaCATAGGGGGAAGTTCAGAGTTAATCTACTGTAAATACAGAATTTAGCAATGCCATTATGAAACAGGAAGATCTACTTTTAACTTTCTAGTAGGTTTAAATAAAACCAGAGATCATTAACTTAAGAGTAAACAGACTGTTATGTCAAGTACTTAAGCAGTTCTCCCATTCTATTGGTTAGTCTTTTACCCAAACCAACCAACCCCATGCATTCAACTGCTGTTTTGTAACACTGATCCAAGCCAGATGCAAATCTGTACAAGGATCTCAACAGCCCTCAAGAGATACAGTTGAAGACCCATGGcattaaaatctaatttttgtAGCTCTTAGCTTGTGTTAGCTTTAAGGCTAGCTATACAGTATGCTAGCATACTCCTACAAGTTGGCCAAACAAACGTGTATGAGTACACTAGGTATAAAGCAGTGTATATTAGGGATATTACAGTTAacttgaaataataaaaaaataaaataaaaaaataaaaatgttagcTAACAATAAATTTTAACTATCTAatacatttgtatgtttttattacttttattttttaatgctgaCAAAGCaacttttctcattttcatttagtgttcatgtactaaaataagtaaaactggaaaaataattgtaaaaaatattttttaaaatggcaGAACACAATAAAATTATGACATGGTACTATGTTATGCCATAGTAAAAAATGAACACCTgtgtatttattgttattattattcatgtatttataataatcTATCAGAATAAACGg
The genomic region above belongs to Onychostoma macrolepis isolate SWU-2019 chromosome 01, ASM1243209v1, whole genome shotgun sequence and contains:
- the lrrc58a gene encoding leucine-rich repeat-containing protein 58a, producing MARFPSMDDKCSVLYLSRLHLDDLSLDHLTDRKRQQIQQLHLTYNRLSFLPPSVCFLSNLEYLDISNNALTVIPDDIMRLANLKTFVAKNNLLNESSFPKEFERMQVETLNLSGNRFEDIPMQFLKMTTLQSLSLGGNRLKNIPAEIESLTSLEMLYLGGNLISSIPPEVANLHSLRYLVLCDNRIQSIPPQLNKLHSLLSLSLHNNLLTFLPREILSLVHLQELSLRGNPLVVRFIKDMTYDPPSLMELAGRTIKSQNLPFSSCDLPSNMIHYLNLASECPNPKCAGVYFDSCVRHIKFVDFCGKYRLPLMHYLCSPQCSSPCSSNPQSDAESEEENSVPADRLQRVLLG